The following proteins come from a genomic window of Lolium rigidum isolate FL_2022 chromosome 5, APGP_CSIRO_Lrig_0.1, whole genome shotgun sequence:
- the LOC124651272 gene encoding cyclin-D5-2-like, which translates to MAAMEDCSSCAFSLTCPEDGADLGDGVVDDGDLFSFYAGAAAAEDEDGDNEYVEQLVSKEASFCSSSDSGDADCSSAASEDWFRQARLAAVKWILQTRGCFGFGHRTAYLAIAYFDRFFLRRRVDRAAMPWAARLLSVACVSVAAKMEEYGAPALSELDAGGGYEFCSDSVRRMELLLLSTLGWRMAAVTPFDYLPCFSSRLDRHGGGGDDGHDPARVALKSIGFIFATAEAGSVLDYRPSTVAAAAILAASYGALLTREALETKMGNLSPSCHIEKEHVHACYSMMVGDLRNRMSNCKRSLPCSDSNEAATSTYDSLLVHDVADTAAFMAAVSETNKRIRLELPGIR; encoded by the exons ATGGCGGCGATGGAGGACTGCTCGTCCTGCGCCTTCTCGCTCACCTGCCCCGAAGACGGCGCCGACCTCGGGGACGGAGTCGTTGACGACGGCGACCTCTTCTCGTTCTACGCCGGTGCGGCCGCCGccgaggacgaggacggcgacaaTGAGTACGTGGAGCAGCTGGTCTCCAAGGAGGCCAGCTTCTGCTCCTCCTCTGATTCTGGTGATGCTGACTGCTCGTCGGCCGCTTCCGAGGACTGGTTCCGCCAGGCGCGCCTCGCAGCCGTCAAATGGATCCTCCAA ACGCGGGGGTGCTTCGGGTTCGGCCACCGCACGGCGTACCTCGCCATCGCCTACTTCGACCGCTTCTTCCTCCGGCGACGCGTCGAT AGGGCGGCCATGCCGTGGGCGGCGCGGCTCCTGTCCGTGGCCTGCGTGTCCGTGGCAGCCAAGATGGAGGAGTACGGCGCGCCGGCGCTGTCGGAGCTCGACGCTGGCGGGGGCTACGAGTTCTGCTCCGACTCCGTCCGCCGGATGGAGCTGCTCCTGCTGTCCACGCTCGGCTGGCGCATGGCTGCCGTCACGCCATTCGACTACCTCCCCTGCTTCTCCTCCCGGCTCgaccggcacggcggcggcggcgatgacggCCATGACCCCGCCCGCGTCGCCCTCAAGTCCATCGGGTTCATCTTTGCCACAGCCGAAG CCGGCAGTGTGCTGGATTACAGACCATCCACTGTGGCTGCAGCTGCAATCTTGGCTGCATCCTATGGAGCTCTGCTGACCAGAGAAGCACTGGAGACGAAGATGGGCAATCTATCTCCATCCTGCCACATTGAGAAG GAGCATGTACATGCCTGCTACAGCATGATGGTTGGGGACTTGAGAAACAGGATGAGCAATTGCAAGAGATCACTGCCATGTTCAGACTCCAATGAAGCTGCCACCAGTACATATGATTCTCTTCTTGTTCATGATGTTGCTGACACCGCCGCCTTCATGGCAGCGGTGTCGGAAACGAATAAGCGGATCAGGTTGGAGCTGCCGGGCATCCGTTGA
- the LOC124651474 gene encoding calcium-transporting ATPase 10, plasma membrane-type: MESYLENFGDVKGKNSSDEALRRWRKLCSVVKNPKRRFRFTANLDKRGEAQAIKHANHEKLRVAVLVSKAALQFIHGLKLRSEYVVPEEVKAAGFQICADELGSIVEGHDSKKLITHGGAAGIADKLATSPTDGLSTDEDSMRRRQDIYGINKFTESEIRSFWVFVWEALQDTTLIILAVCAFVSLVVGIVMEGWPKGAHDGLGIVASILLVVFVTATSDYRQSLQFKDLDKEKRKIQVQVTRKGFRQRISIYDLLPGDVVNLAIGDQVPADGLFISGFSLLINESSLTGESEPVIVNEDNPFLLSGTKVQDGSCKMLVTTVGMRTQWGKLMATLSEGGDDETPLQVKLNGVATIIGQIGLFFAVITFIVLSQGLIGQKYHDGKLLSWSGDNALAMLEHFAIAVTIVVVAVPEGLPLAVTLSLAFAMKKMMNDKALVRNLAACETMGSATTICSDKTGTLTTNHMTVVKTCICGNIREVNNPQNASKLCSELPENVVKTLLESIFNNTGGEVVINQDGKYQILGTPTETAILEFAMSIGGNFKAKRAETKIAKVEPFNSTKKRMCVLLELAEGGYRAHCKGASEIVLAACDKFIDETGGVAPLDKATADKLNGIIDSFASEALRTLCLAYREMEDGFSIEEQLPLQGYTCIAIVGIKDPVRPGVRESVAICRSAGVMVRMVTGDNINTAKAIARECGILTEDGLAIEGPEFREKSLEELLELVPKIQVMARSSPLDKHTLVKHLRTTFNEVVAVTGDGTNDAPALHEADIGLAMGIAGTEVAKESADVIILDDNFSTIVTVARWGRSVYVNIQKFVQFQLTVNVVALLVNFSSACFTGNAPLTAVQLLWVNMIMDTLGALALATEPPNDDLMKREPVGRTGKFITNVMWRNIFGQSIYQFVVMWYLQTQGKTFFGLGDSDSDNIVLNTIIFNSFVFCQVFNEISSREMEKLNVLKGMLNNYVFMCVLTSTAVFQFIMVQFLGEFANTTPLTGRQWLTSVLLGLVGMPIAVVVKLIPVGSS, encoded by the exons TCCGCTTCACCGCCAACCTCGACAAGCGCGGCGAGGCGCAGGCCATCAAGCACGCCAACCAC GAGAAGTTGCGGGTTGCTGTCTTGGTGTCCAAAGCTGCACTCCAGTTTATACATG GCCTCAAACTCCGAAGCGAGTACGTCGTCCCTGAAGAAGTCAAGGCTGCGGGGTTTCAGATTTGCGCGGATGAGCTCGGGTCCATCGTCGAGGGCCATGACAGCAAGAAGCTGATCACCCACGGCGGAGCTGCGGGGATAGCTGACAAGCTTGCGACGTCCCCGACCGATGGGCTTAGTACAGACGAGGACAGCATGAGGCGCAGGCAGGACATATATGGAATCAACAAATTCACAGAAAGCGAGATCCGCAGTTTCTGGGTCTTTGTGTGGGAAGCGCTTCAGGATACAACTCTCATAATTCTGGCTGTATGCGCCTTTGTCTCGCTGGTTGTCGGTATTGTGATGGAAGGATGGCCGAAAGGTGCTCATGATGGTCTGGGAATTGTTGCGAGTATCCTCTTGGTCGTGTTTGTTACCGCCACGAGTGACTACCGGCAGTCGCTGCAATTCAAGGACCTGGacaaggagaaaaggaaaatTCAGGTGCAAGTTACAAGGAAAGGTTTCAGGCAAAGAATATCGATATATGATCTTCTTCCTGGAGACGTTGTCAATCTGGCAATCGGAGATCAGGTTCCTGCTGACGGGCTCTTCATTTCTGGGTTTTCTCTGTTGATTaatgagtccagcctaactggcgaGAGTGAACCTGTTATTGTAAACGAAGATAACCCTTTTCTTTTGTCGGGTACCAAAGTCCAAGATGGGTCCTGCAAGATGCTTGTTACAACAGTTGGTATGCGAACCCAATGGGGAAAACTAATGGCTACTCTCAGCGAAGGAGGTGACGATGAAACCCCGCTGCAGGTCAAACTTAATGGAGTGGCAACTATCATTGGTCAGATTGGACTATTTTTCGCCGTCATAACTTTCATCGTCCTGTCTCAAGGGTTAATCGGCCAAAAATATCACGATGGGAAGCTTTTAAGCTGGTCAGGGGATAATGCACTGGCGATGTTGGAGCATTTTGCAATAGCAGTTACCATTGTGGTTGTTGCTGTTCCTGAGGGTTTGCCCTTGGCAGTCACACTGAGCCTTGCATTTGCAATGAAGAAAATGATGAATGACAAGGCACTGGTTCGCAACTTAGCTGCTTGTGAAACTATGGGCTCAGCTACTACCATCTGCAGCGATAAGACAGGAACACTCACAACCAATCATATGACTGTTGTCAAGACCTGCATTTGTGGAAATATCAGAGAGGTTAACAATCCTCAGAATGCGTCTAAGTTGTGTTCAGAACTTCCAGAAAATGTTGTCAAAACTCTTCTGGAGTCTATATTCAATAATACAGGTGGTGAGGTTGTTATTAACCAAGATGGGAAATACCAGATCCTGGGTACCCCAACAGAGACAGCTATATTGGAGTTTGCAATGTCAATAGGTGGAAATTTTAAGGCAAAACGTGCTGAAACTAAGATTGCGAAAGTGGAGCCTTTTAATTCCACAAAAAAGAGGATGTGTGTCCTGCTTGAGCTTGCTGAAGGAGGATACCGTGCTCATTGTAAAGGCGCTTCAGAAATAGTATTGGCTGCGTGTGATAAGTTCATAGACGAGACAGGTGGTGTTGCTCCTCTGGATAAAGCAACTGCTGACAAGCTCAATGGTATTATTGATAGTTTTGCTAGTGAAGCTCTTAGGACACTGTGCCTTGCTTACAGGGAAATGGAAGATGGCTTTTCCATTGAAGAACAATTACCATTGCAAGGGTACACATGCATTGCTATTGTAGGTATTAAAGATCCTGTTCGCCCAGGTGTGAGAGAGTCTGTTGCAATTTGCCGATCTGCTGGAGTTATGGTGAGAATGGTCACAGGTGACAACATTAATACAGCAAAGGCAATTGCTCGTGAATGTGGTATACTCACTGAAGATGGTCTGGCTATTGAAGGACCAGAGTTCAGGGAGAAAAGCCTCGAGGAACTCCTTGAACTGGTTCCAAAAATCCAG GTAATGGCCCGATCATCACCACTGGACAAGCATACACTTGTAAAGCATTTACGCACAACATTCAACGAAGTTGTTGCTGTTACTGGTGATGGCACAAACGATGCTCCTGCTCTGCATGAAGCAGATATTGGACTTGCAATGGGCATTGCTGGGACTGAG GTGGCGAAAGAGAGTGCTGATGTCATCATTCTGGACGACAACTTCTCCACAATTGTAACGGTTGCTAGATGGGGACGCTCTGTTTACGTCAATATTCAAAAGTTTGTGCAGTTTCAGCTGACTGTGAATGTTGTTGCTTTGCTAGTCAACTTCTCCTCTGCTTGTTTTACAG GAAATGCGCCGCTGACAGCTGTTCAACTTCTTTGGGTCAACATGATTATGGACACACTTGGCGCGCTCGCGTTAGCCACCGAACCACCTAATGATGACTTGATGAAGAGAGAGCCAGTAGGAAGGACAGGGAAGTTTATCACAAATGTAATGTGGAGGAACATTTTTGGGCAGTCTATCTACCAATTTGTTGTTATGTGGTATCTCCAGACGCAAGGGAAAACCTTTTTTGGGCTCGGAGACTCTGATTCTGATAATATCGTGCTAAATACAATTATTTTCAACTCATTCGTCTTCTGCCAG GTGTTCAATGAGATAAGCTCGAGGGAGATGGAGAAGCTCAACGTGCTCAAGGGCATGCTGAATAATTACGTCTTCATGTGTGTCCTCACCAGCACGGCTGTCTTCCAGTTCATCATGGTCCAGTTCCTGGGTGAGTTTGCCAACACTACGCCTCTCACCGGCCGCCAGTGGCTCACCAGCGTGCTCCTTGGCCTTGTTGGGATGCCCATCGCCGTTGTTGTGAAGCTCATTCCTGTTGGGTCCTCATGA